A single bacterium DNA region contains:
- a CDS encoding transaldolase family protein yields the protein MAIFLDSGDIAEIKRFKRMGVIRGVTTNPTILKKDGLGRGKTALRELEKTIADIISPLPLSVEVTGNRKKQMLEQAREFAAWAENINVKVPIHGPEGELFNLEVVYELENRYDIRVNVTACMSAQQGLLAALAGATYVSIFGGRINNMGHSSIDELTRLRDLIDDQGLKTKIIAGSTREILNVVEWLEAGAHIVTVTPAILEGMIRHPYTAETVKMFLRDAG from the coding sequence ATGGCTATATTCTTGGATTCCGGAGATATCGCCGAAATAAAGCGGTTCAAGAGGATGGGCGTTATCCGTGGCGTGACCACCAACCCCACCATCCTGAAAAAAGATGGCCTCGGCCGAGGTAAAACCGCCTTGCGGGAACTGGAAAAGACCATTGCGGACATAATCAGTCCGCTCCCCCTCTCGGTGGAGGTGACCGGGAATCGGAAGAAGCAGATGCTTGAACAGGCACGGGAGTTTGCCGCCTGGGCTGAGAACATCAACGTCAAGGTTCCGATCCATGGGCCTGAAGGTGAGCTGTTCAATCTCGAAGTGGTGTACGAACTGGAAAACCGGTACGACATCCGCGTCAACGTCACTGCTTGCATGAGTGCTCAACAAGGATTGCTGGCGGCTTTGGCCGGAGCCACCTACGTGAGTATCTTCGGGGGACGCATCAATAATATGGGCCATAGCAGTATCGATGAGCTGACCCGCCTTCGGGATTTAATCGACGATCAGGGCCTGAAAACCAAGATCATCGCCGGGTCCACCCGGGAGATCCTTAATGTGGTCGAATGGCTCGAGGCGGGCGCCCATATAGTTACCGTAACGCCGGCAATTCTGGAGGGAATGATCCGACATCCCTACACGGCGGAAACGGTGAAAATGTTCCTGAGGGATGCCGGGTAA
- a CDS encoding B12-binding domain-containing radical SAM protein has product MTGPRPRVLFINPPQAVTEQLYSARVARRYSRRAYVLPNTSLAYLAAYLEKNGFEVRILDASALGIGPAAAAAPVREFDPIAICYSLCTQNFLPTLSWIQGLKELVPIPVVVGGVQMGIYPGEVMTHSAIDYGVIGEGWDILGQLVRAIAGNGGVGGIKGVCYREGGEVVFTEPNPEPARSLDEVPFPARHLLPNDSYTTVMTQSWPITVMLSSRGCPYGCTYCDVPRDRYQSRLPEQTVEEMGECAGRYGIKEILFQDETFTLGRDRVMELCDRILARGIKVDWSIRARADLLDREMIGMMKRAGLTKVNLGVESGRQEILERFNRNIPLESIREAVAWTREFNIITLGFFIIGWPGETRADVEATIRFALELECDFIQVNKMMPQPPSRVYQELVKETGKDPWRDYTLGDASGLPGLSGIGSSFSPAELDSIQMEFFRRFYYRPAYIWRRIRGIRSARELVNLAGSALAIR; this is encoded by the coding sequence ATGACCGGACCGCGCCCGCGGGTTCTTTTCATCAACCCCCCCCAGGCGGTGACCGAGCAGCTCTACTCCGCCCGGGTCGCCCGCCGGTATTCGCGCCGGGCCTATGTCCTGCCCAACACCTCGCTTGCCTACCTGGCCGCATATCTGGAAAAGAACGGTTTCGAGGTCCGCATTCTCGATGCTTCGGCTTTGGGGATTGGCCCCGCCGCCGCCGCCGCCCCAGTCAGGGAATTCGATCCGATCGCGATCTGCTACAGTCTCTGTACTCAGAATTTTCTGCCCACGCTCTCTTGGATACAGGGCCTCAAGGAACTGGTCCCGATCCCGGTAGTGGTCGGCGGCGTGCAGATGGGGATCTACCCCGGCGAGGTCATGACTCATTCCGCCATCGACTACGGCGTTATCGGAGAGGGTTGGGACATCTTGGGTCAGCTGGTCCGGGCGATCGCCGGCAACGGGGGCGTCGGAGGAATCAAGGGAGTGTGTTACCGCGAGGGTGGGGAGGTCGTTTTTACCGAACCCAACCCGGAACCGGCCCGATCCCTGGACGAAGTCCCATTCCCGGCCCGCCATCTCCTGCCCAACGACAGTTACACCACGGTTATGACCCAGAGTTGGCCGATTACGGTGATGCTTTCTTCGCGGGGATGTCCTTATGGCTGTACGTACTGCGACGTGCCTCGGGATCGTTATCAAAGCCGTTTGCCCGAACAAACCGTCGAGGAGATGGGCGAATGCGCGGGCCGGTACGGGATCAAGGAAATTCTTTTTCAGGACGAGACGTTTACTTTGGGCCGGGATAGGGTGATGGAACTGTGCGACCGTATTCTCGCCCGGGGCATCAAGGTGGATTGGTCTATCCGCGCCCGCGCCGACCTGCTGGACCGGGAAATGATCGGGATGATGAAACGAGCCGGCCTAACCAAGGTCAATCTTGGGGTGGAGTCGGGCCGACAGGAGATACTGGAGCGCTTCAACCGCAATATCCCCTTGGAGAGCATCCGGGAGGCAGTGGCCTGGACCAGGGAGTTCAATATCATCACGCTGGGATTTTTTATCATCGGTTGGCCCGGAGAAACCCGTGCCGATGTGGAAGCGACCATCCGTTTTGCTCTGGAACTTGAGTGCGACTTTATCCAGGTCAATAAGATGATGCCGCAACCGCCTTCCCGGGTTTACCAGGAACTCGTGAAGGAAACGGGGAAAGATCCCTGGCGCGATTATACCCTCGGCGACGCTTCCGGATTGCCCGGGCTGTCGGGAATCGGCTCTTCTTTCAGCCCGGCTGAATTGGATTCCATCCAGATGGAATTCTTCCGGCGTTTCTATTATCGGCCCGCTTATATCTGGCGTCGAATACGCGGCATCCGGTCGGCTCGGGAGCTTGTCAATCTGGCCGGCTCGGCTCTGGCCATTCGATAG